The Diabrotica undecimpunctata isolate CICGRU chromosome 3, icDiaUnde3, whole genome shotgun sequence genome includes the window AAATTCTAGTAAcaagtcaaacatgataaaatctATAATTACCCTTTTTTATAGTCTATTAACTTCAATGAAGCTAATTCAGCTTCATCAGTAGCtctctgcctctccttctcagcTGCTTCTCTTAAGGCTTTTGCCCTCAGCATATCTTCTTCCAAAATCTTCATTTTCATCCTGTGAATCTCGTCTTGCTGTCTGATGGTATCCCTCATTTTCTTGGACCGTTGTTTATTTTCAGACAATATTTGTGGTATAGCACCCAGTGCCCTACTAGAAGTAGGAGTGTTTGCTAAAATTGATATTATTGTTAAGTACATATGGCTTTAACTACATTTAAAACACTTACCACTTTGAAgcacatcatcatcatcctctTCTGTATGAACAGCAGGTGTCACACTACAAGTATTACCTGAAACTATTATTAAGTGTACAGGAAGACTGCTCAAAATTATTACATCATACTTACATAACAAGTCCATTTCTTTGAACTCTGTAGTGGGAAAGAAGTGAGGGGGGTCAGAGGCTACTGATGGTCCTGCTATTGAGCTTCCTAGCTGGTTGAACTGTTTTTGGCCTACAATTATACTATGAGTAAAGCACAGTTACAAATTTAGTACATTTACCTTTTTCAAAGACTGCTGTGCTATCAAAAGAACAGTCGATGCTGACGTCTATATTGGGACCAGCCTCTTCAACTAACTCCAGCACTGCATCACACTCTGGCTTCATCGGGGGACCACCACCTGTAGCTAACATGCTGTGACGCAGTGCTGTTGTTTCTTTGCGTTTCctatgataaaaaaattattggtcAATACTTAAGCATTTGCTTAAACTAATAAAAGTATTCTACCTTTGTTTTAGGTTGTTCCACAATTTTCGAAGCTGGTCGCTGGTCCTGATGTTGTTGACCTCAGGCTGGCAGTTATAATTTCTTGTTATTAACTCCCAAGCCATCTTTTTCTCCATTGTCGAAGCACCGTCTGTCCTTTTATTCTCTACCACACCGTTTTCAGTTACCAGCTGGATTAGGAGAACTTTTTCCTTTGTTGAGTAAGGTGCATATTTCATGCCATTTCCACTCATCTAAAATTTAGATAACCAATTTATTTAGCGTACGGCTTATACAGACAATATAATTATAATGATTGTAACGCATTACACACATATAAATATATCCAAAAACAAATATACATGTAAGCATATATTGAACATCTAAAATTATGCCTCAGACACAGTAACAAAATGGAAATTAattctctagaataaatattttttataatatattacatacctTAAAATAGTTAATCCAATATTAATTTCAAACGCAAAATATTAATACCAAACACAAAATTTCAGTAAGTATACTATACTATAAACCAACTTTGCGCGGGCTAAAGCATAAACTAAATTTGGCGCTAAAAGTTTAGTCACAATTATGATAAAATTGACAGAATCTTCTTTTTATTCGATATTTATTCGAAACTTACTTTTACTGTACTAATTTTTCGTGCTTGAGATCAACCTTGTACGAGAATACCCGAAGTATCgtttatagaacacaacaaatactTGAGCATGACTTTGACGTAAGTTCGACTTGGCGGAGCACATGCTCAAGCACGGgcttgagtaccgactataaatacgGGGCTAAGACTTACTCCTCACGTGCCGTCTCGGTTTCGAAGTTTGGCTTTCATCATTCCTATTTGGATCTTGGGTACAGCTGCACGGAGTAGTTGATTGAAGTTATAATCAAACCACCCTCTTTGCGTTGTCCACGTCTCCACCCCATATAAAAGGATAGAATGAATATAATATTTAACTAGAAGTATTTTTAGTTATAAGCTCAAGTCTCGACTGATTGGTATTCTTTTTATATTCCTAAAGGTACTTCTCGCTTtctttattcttatttcaatttcctTCATGTAGGGAAAACCCGGAAAAAGTGACCACTCTAGgggagtttttttttatttatttaaaaataattttttgaaacaaGATTACGCGTATATCTTACATATTAAGTTACATATCTATTGGTGTACTGAGTGGCCACTTTGCCTGTGATTGTTGTAATAAGTAGCAAATAGattatatcaatattaaaaatttattacaaagtaTTATTAGGGCCGCTAATATGGTGGTAAAAGTGGTATAGAGAAGACAAgacattgttaaataaaaacattagtaaattaaaaaaaatatatcataccTGGGATCATAGctacaaaataaaagatattaatcaactgatctatttggtgatatatggttgaatgtttaaataaatgaactttaatcaaataaaaggcagatatcaagcacagtttttttattaaatattgtccaagtactttcgctctcagagcatcttcagggacatttcgttAAAATTATAGGCTATCCAACAATGTtatgaatgtcataaacattaagtAATACATTTGTACAACACTAGACAAAggacaaaaagtttaaaaaaaaatgtttaatttgaaCAAGCTATATAGTGGGTGACAGCAGGAGAGAATGGAATGCCATTCTCTGAGATGGAAAGCTCTGAGAACGAAAGTACTTgagcaacatttaataaaaacctgtgctcgatatctgccttttatttgattaaatcaTCTATGTCGAGCTACTGTGAATAGAATGATGTGACattatggtcgccaacatctctagaagataggcaccttTGGAAGAAGATTCTTTcatgagtttttttttattagaaaaagatgtcgcatccaccaaaaggttattagcgacggaacaaactataaataacaaaaacacctacagattgtacaaaatgtttatggatctaagataattcactatattgtcacaggaacagtttcgacctagagcctgtggtagagcgtttgggatcttgtagcgctgtctttctagGTCATATTTACTAcgaattgttaaaaagtgttcgactgttaaccGGACGCTACACTGAttacatataggtggatttttctttgtaaaaaggtaggagtgcgttaatctggtatgtcctagacgtaaacgcgcaaccgcaatttgttctcgtctattgcgcgacgatgggaaccactgagacacattatttttgattttatttagattggaattagtttgagaccactcatttcgccacaaacacaacacttcatttttaaaataagcttttaagtcactggaaacacacttgtctatcggctccgacaaatcacttaaaattgcctctcgtgcagtcctgtcagcttcttcatttcctgttattccgacgtgtgccgacgagccttggacattatcaatcagtaaggacaattggtggtaatttaaaacgaatggtgaTGTATGATTATCAAtaaaattttcaagagtttcccgtgtagatgGGATTTTAGCTGAGCGCGGTTTTTTTGGTTTAAAGgggtttgggttttgcaaacagatttttttgataaaattgctGAGTCTGAAcgaggcgtgtcgatctcaccaatactgcgttttatggaagaacttgcgttttcgcaattgctgttagagttttcacttagatgctgtggctttattacatttggaagtactggagcaaactcattgatagtgacagaagtcgagcttgaagttttatttgtaagattggttgaaatggttgtttcagaaaattgtggtgatgtatcagttttattaaaattttctgcagttgtatctaatggaaaaggagctgatagattggaggatattgcttccgaagtttgtgaaaacggtattgccgctgaatgAGGTTGATTGAAAGTGgtgctatgagtaggagtattagtaatttctttgtcatgaagatttgtaggtgtaggtgatatgctctgatttgataatggataacttgatgactgctgggtgtttggtaccttgtgtagtatacttgttgaagctgtttgatttggtacttcattgtttgactcaatatgagttgattccgttactgaattgttattgcattgggatgatatgtgtcctgtatttttgcaaataaagcaggtgagtgtaccttgtgacaaaaatatgcggtaaggtgtttggtcgaaatttattagaatagaatctggaattggtgatgttataaggtttatataaacttgcctccgaaagctcaatatgtgactatattcgagaagagtcgagctaattttcagaaatgttattggggaaataagctttaaaccgatattctgtaattcttcaactaattcttgatgaggaattgacgggcggactccagacaagactagtctttctgctggagagacaagtcttcgtgtTGTTACAGCTTCGCTGAGTACTTTTATAGAGCCATGTcgtgtcatgaagttatctactacgaTTTGGTTTGCCAAATACATGTAGATTCTATaatgagataatctagatgaaaaaataatattttttgggttgatgattgtgCCCAAAGTGATGACGCTTGTGAAGCGGCTGAtgcataactgtttgtgatattcgaacgttgatttactgggctggttagatcggaaggtatgtttacattgtgtgaagtcattttaagctgcggcGGCGAAGGCCTTACTTCGACTCTGGTAAGTGACAAACCAACcgcatgctactataagctacttatagcagctaacctcacaaaatgattgtacggtagtgtatatttattatttgacgttttcgtttcacaataataaaataataattacgtatagatgacttatgtggtagtatctagtagataaacactttaattttaaaaaactatttaataaaaccacttgtttttattaaaaactaggagtacaaTAGCAGTACAAATTAACCATACCTTGCCAGGGCCGGTCCCTTCATGAGTTTTTGTTCTCTCGATTAGCGGATTTATTattctttaattaaatttatctttatctcttatattttaatgttttttttgtaggCAAAACTAGAAGAATAAAACAAGCTAGAGATGAAGCGGCGGCAGATATCGAAGTATATAGAAAAGAACGTGACAGACAGTTTCGCGAATATGAAGCAAAATACATGGGGTCTAAAGAAGACGCAGCTGCAAAAATTGAGAAAGACACTGAACACCACATGACTCAGTTGGATGAGAGTGTTGTACACACTAAAGAAGCGGTAAGTCATTTTTAATCTAGAGAATCTTATTTTTTGTTCTCAtcttattttttgtataatctgttAAGGTCAATGTCTTCTTTTTTGAACTTTTCTTCGTTTATTTGTGTATACTATAATTTGTAGTACGCTGCTAAAAAATATTCCAGACCAAAGGCATCTAGAAACATTATTACAACCTTTTTCTCACTACGTAAAAATATTCTTAAGGGATTCTTAAAAGATGTATTAAGAAGGCTAGGTAGCGCGTAGTTACCCCCTTATGATCCCGATATAGGACAGATCTACTTCAGAGATTTAGCAAACCTGGCTACTCGAGCTCCTCGCGTAGCCTCCTAACTCGTGAACGAAGTTAGTCCTCTACTACTTGCCCTGAGGGAAAGCCAGCTCTAACCTATACATTAAATTATGTATCAAAGGAAGTAGGTTTACGAATTTACCTTATAAaacccaaaaaacaaaaaatatttaggtCATGATATTAGCATAGGTCTAATATCCTATCAGATACCAAATAACCAAACCTTTGAAATTAAAAGACGGGTAAAATTAACATGAACGGCTTTTGGCACGCTGAGAAATACACGGCAATCTTTATCTTGGCTGCAGCAGCTctaaaaagctgcacagatgtagTGTTGAATCTGGTTCTGAGGTTCTTTACCCAGGATGTTCTCCTTGTTCCTGGACCTtgcttttcaaatatttttccttacatCTTAGCTTGTAGGAGGGTATATCTAAATTCGTTTAGCATAATGTGTCCGAAGTATTGTAGCTTTCGAGGTTTGAGGGTGCTCAGGACCTCTCGGTTCTCCTTCGTTTTTCTGAGGATCTCCTCATTTGTgattcggtcagtccacgggatcttaaggattctctgatatagccacatctcaaatacttCCATTCTTCTGCACATATTTTCATTCATGTTCTACAATTAACACtataaaaagaacagagaagacgtagcatcgcagcatttttacttttataccaagagagaggttgtggctcttgaaaAAGGCCCCCGTCTGGTTAAAGATGAATCTAGCTTTTCCAATGCGTGCTATTATCTCCTAGTTGTTAACGTTATTCTTTCGGCTGGGGTTTGGTTGAAGTAAAGTTGATATTACATTATCTTTTCTTGCTTATTATCATGATTTCTGTCTTCTTTATGTTTATATTTCCATATGGTTGATTATAacacgtgattttgttcataaggtctTCTAAATTGCCCGTAAAtgctatggtgtcatctgcatatctgatattgttaacCGGTACCCGTTTAGTAGAAGCCTTTTTCAAGTT containing:
- the LOC140436780 gene encoding uncharacterized protein isoform X2 yields the protein MSGNGMKYAPYSTKEKVLLIQLVTENGVVENKRTDGASTMEKKMAWELITRNYNCQPEVNNIRTSDQLRKLWNNLKQRKRKETTALRHSMLATGGGPPMKPECDAVLELVEEAGPNIDVSIDCSFDSTAVFEKGQKQFNQLGSSIAGPSVASDPPHFFPTTEFKEMDLLFSGNTCSVTPAVHTEEDDDDVLQSANTPTSSRALGAIPQILSENKQRSKKMRDTIRQQDEIHRMKMKILEEDMLRAKALREAAEKERQRATDEAELASLKLIDYKKGR
- the LOC140436780 gene encoding uncharacterized protein isoform X1 encodes the protein MSGNGMKYAPYSTKEKVLLIQLVTENGVVENKRTDGASTMEKKMAWELITRNYNCQPEVNNIRTSDQLRKLWNNLKQRKRKETTALRHSMLATGGGPPMKPECDAVLELVEEAGPNIDVSIDCSFDSTAVFEKGQKQFNQLGSSIAGPSVASDPPHFFPTTEFKEMDLLCKYDVIILSSLPVHLIIVSGNTCSVTPAVHTEEDDDDVLQSANTPTSSRALGAIPQILSENKQRSKKMRDTIRQQDEIHRMKMKILEEDMLRAKALREAAEKERQRATDEAELASLKLIDYKKGR
- the LOC140436781 gene encoding V-type proton ATPase subunit G-like is translated as MASQSQGIQQLLVAEKRAAEKVAEARKRKTRRIKQARDEAAADIEVYRKERDRQFREYEAKYMGSKEDAAAKIEKDTEHHMTQLDESVVHTKEAVILDLISLVVDVEPEVHRNYFILKKFNKI